Proteins encoded by one window of Rhodamnia argentea isolate NSW1041297 chromosome 6, ASM2092103v1, whole genome shotgun sequence:
- the LOC115728867 gene encoding agamous-like MADS-box protein AGL80, protein MPKNPSPFTPFCLPFQKSPENIHGSGADHVKAQMTLAPLSNTHNHSQRFPSVTRRKVKLEYITNDASRRVAFKKSKKGLMKKPLRPSARSMAIFPSGRPAHVSRFKEMSDMEQSKKMVSHEAYLMQRIAKANKQLKKHGKDNRGREVTRDMFNALASTFTGTAPVWPSKRVMDLQDLGWVVDDYAKDVVKRSDSLKEVLGIGVGEVAAPPPLPPDVPLEGFAETENVGQVEADNGMQREQWFVDLGNRQEPNVPFAGNELMLLSFGGNINNNNSNNPQNVVWPNNNNKNPQNVV, encoded by the exons ATGCCTAAAAATCCCAGCCCCTTCACACCATTTTGCCTGCCATTTCAGAAGAGTCCAGAGAATATCCACGGAAGTGGAGCTGATCATGTGAAGGCTCAA ATGACCCTAGCCCCTTTGAGCAACACCCACAATCACAGCCAAAGGTTCCCAT CCGTGACGAGAAGGAAGGTGAAGCTCGAGTACATAACCAATGACGCCTCGAGAAGGGTGGCATTCAAGAAGAGCAAGAAGGGCCTCATGAAGAAG CCCCTACGACCGTCAGCCAGATCTATGGCCATCTTCCCCAGTGGCCGTCCAGCGCACGTCTCAAGGTTTAAGGAGATGTCGGACATGGAGCAGAGCAAGAAGATGGTGAGCCACGAGGCTTACCTGATGCAGCGGATCGCTAAGGCGAACAAACAGCTCAAGAAGCATGGAAAGGACAACCGTGGGAGGGAGGTGACCAGAGACATGTTCAATGCCTTGGCTAGCACATTCACCGGCACCGCCCCAGTTTGGCCAAGCAAGAGGGTGATGGATCTCCAAGACCTTGGGTGGGTGGTTGATGACTATGCTAAGGACGTCGTCAAAAGGTCCGACAGCCTCAAGGAGGTCTTGGGGATCGGGGTCGGTGAAGTTGCGGCACCCCCACCACTGCCGCCAGATGTGCCATTGGAGGGATTTGCTGAGACTGAAAATGtggggcaagtggaagcggacaATGGCATGCAAAGGGAACAATGGTTCGTGGATCTGGGGAATCGCCAAGAGCCCAATGTGCCATTCGCTGGGAATGAGCTGATGCTGCTTTCATTTGGTGGCAACATCAATAACAACAATAGTAATAATCCCCAAAATGTTGTTTGGCCAAACAACAACAATAAGAATCCCCAAAACGTTGTTTAG
- the LOC115728865 gene encoding transcription factor PIF3-like isoform X1, which yields MPLFELYRRAQEKLNSSQDRGQSCSADLSFIPENEFVELRWENGQVVMQGQSSRPKKSQSSFGLPSEFTSQSPWISGKGVGNGAASNAKKFEAELDSGLSEFPMSTPPSEMCLTHDEDIVPWFNCPINEPLRNDYSSDFLPELPGVPVNELSNLYSFDSTQKSKNKEEVCPERVNGAKVPSAADVEITGMGMNTALPSLQQGVMDTLGSSKGGISYNSTFGDFSRLPRLAVGSTSEQGQAKDTTLSAKSSNFINFSHFARVAAPSHSNIENHARASGLGSSNLERTAWKEKYSSANDNITADNLASNLSVCPRTEASSNCQVQREQPMVASKPLICQEDALKNDKSADQSFCASSSKGSPDNDKMIELVAASSSVCSGNSAERASDAPPCSLKRKCPSADNSDLAEDVDEDSVGVKKAVAATARSTSSKRSRAAEVHNLSERRRRDRINEKMRALQELIPNCNKVDKASMLDEAIEYLKSLQLQVQMMSMANGLYMPPMMFPTGIQRIHPSQMAQFSPMGIGMGLGVGMVGVNCGTHVPMPHVSASNTLHRTVAPNFPLMGLPGQGLPMSMPCLSSLVPFPGVPLLKPGTGPKTSTFGGPGTMENTDAATTSSLKESIQNVDSASCVTNHTSSQFQGRNGDFQKSTSVQNTCPASDINGRGVADSANRNSTRLVREDCVLYAAHDGSLMERYLFTQVTPSKIFLFCLLCNLLYTTGNPRLSR from the exons ATGCCATTGTTTGAGCTGTATAGAAGGGCTCAAGAGAAGCTCAATTCAAGCCAAGACAGGGGCCAATCATGTTCAGCAGATCTGTCATTCAT ACCAGAGAATGAGTTTGTTGAGCTTAGATGGGAAAATGGTCAGGTCGTGATGCAAGGACAGTCCAGTAGGCCCAAAAAGAGCCAATCTAGTTTTGGTTTACCGTCTGAATTCACTTCTCAGAGTCCTTGGATTAGCGGTAAAGGTGTGGGCAATGGTGCTGCTTCGAATGCTAAAAAGTTTGAGGCAGAGCTGGACTCTGGGTTGAGTGAATTCCCAATGTCCACACCGCCCAGCGAAATGTGTTTGACCCATGATGAGGATATCGTGCCCTGGTTTAATTGTCCCATCAATGAGCCTTTACGAAATGATTACAGCTCCGATTTCCTCCCTGAATTGCCGGGTGTCCCAGTAAATGAGCTTTCCAATCTGTATAGTTTTGATTCAACCCAAAAGAGTAAAAATAAAGAGGAGGTTTGTCCAGAGCGTGTGAACGGTGCCAAGGTTCCTTCTGCAGCAGACGTTGAGATAACTGGAATGGGAATGAATACAGCATTGCCGTCTCTTCAGCAAGGAGTCATGGACACTCTCGGTTCTAGTAAAGGCGGTATTAGCTACAATTCTACTTTTGGAGACTTTAGTCGGTTGCCAAGATTAGCAGTTGGATCTACAAGTGAACAAGGTCAAGCTAAGGATACCACACTGTCTGCCAAAAGTTCTAATTTTATCAACTTCTCTCATTTTGCAAGAGTGGCCGCTCCTTCCCACTCCAATATAGAGAACCATGCCAGAGCCAGCGGCTTGGGCTCATCGAACTTGGAGAGAACTGCATGGAAAGAAAAGTATTCTTCAGCTAATGATAACATTACTGCTGATAATCTGGCGAGCAACTTGAGTGTTTGTCCAAGGACGGAAGCAAGTTCAAATTGCCAAGTCCAAAGGGAGCAACCAATGGTTGCCTCAAAGCCCTTGATTTGCCAAGAAGATGCTTTGAAGAATGATAAAAGTGCTGATCAAAGTTTTTGTGCGAGTTCAAGTAAAGGATCACCAGACAACGACAAGATGATAGAGCTTGTCGCTGCCTCTTCCTCTGTTTGCTCGGGAAACAGTGCAGAGAGAGCTTCAGATGCTCCACCGTGCAGTTTAAAGAGGAAATGTCCTAGCGCCGACAATTCTGACCTTGCTGAA GATGTTGATGAAGATTCAGTTGGCGTGAAAAAAGCGGTAGCAGCAACTGCTCGCAGTACTAGTTCCAAGAGAAGCCGAGCAGCCGAAGTACATAATTTATCTGAAAGG AGAAGGAGGGACAGGATCAACGAGAAGATGCGTGCATTGCAAGAACTTATACCAAACTGCAATAAG GTGGACAAAGCATCAATGCTTGATGAGGCCATTGAGTATCTGAAGTCGCTTCAACTCCAAGTTCAG ATGATGTCAATGGCAAATGGCTTGTACATGCCACCAATGATGTTTCCGACGGGAATTCAGCGAATACATCCCTCACAGATGGCTCAATTTTCGCCGATGGGTATTGGGATGGGTTTGGGTGTGGGCATGGTCGGCGTGAATTGTGGAACACATGTCCCCATGCCTCATGTGTCTGCCTCGAACACTTTGCACCGTACAGTTGCGCCAAACTTTCCATTGATGGGTCTTCCTGGTCAAGGACTTCCTATGTCGATGCCATGCCTGTCGTCCTTAGTTCCATTTCCAGGAGTGCCTCTTTTAAAGCCGGGAACAGGGCCAAAAACCTCTACCTTTGGAGGGCCGGGTACTATGGAAAATACAGATGCGGCCACAACTTCCAGTCTAAAGGAGTCGATTCAGAACGTCGATAGTGCCAGTTGCGTAACAAATCATACATCCAGTCAG TTCCAAGGAAGAAATGGCGATTTTCAAAAGTCTACATCAGTGCAAAATACCTGTCCAGCCTCTGATATCAACGGACGTGGGGTTGCTGATTCTGCTAACCGAAACAGCACTAGACTTGTTAGAGAAGATTG TGTTTTGTATGCAGCTCATGATGGGTCCTTGATGGAGAGGTATTTGTTCACTCAAGTAACACCATCGaagattttcctcttttgcctTCTCTGCAACTTACTTTACACAACTGGAAACCCTCGTTTGAGTCGATGA
- the LOC115728865 gene encoding transcription factor PIF3-like isoform X2: MPLFELYRRAQEKLNSSQDRGQSCSADLSFIPENEFVELRWENGQVVMQGQSSRPKKSQSSFGLPSEFTSQSPWISGKGVGNGAASNAKKFEAELDSGLSEFPMSTPPSEMCLTHDEDIVPWFNCPINEPLRNDYSSDFLPELPGVPVNELSNLYSFDSTQKSKNKEEVCPERVNGAKVPSAADVEITGMGMNTALPSLQQGVMDTLGSSKGGISYNSTFGDFSRLPRLAVGSTSEQGQAKDTTLSAKSSNFINFSHFARVAAPSHSNIENHARASGLGSSNLERTAWKEKYSSANDNITADNLASNLSVCPRTEASSNCQVQREQPMVASKPLICQEDALKNDKSADQSFCASSSKGSPDNDKMIELVAASSSVCSGNSAERASDAPPCSLKRKCPSADNSDLAEDVDEDSVGVKKAVAATARSTSSKRSRAAEVHNLSERRRRDRINEKMRALQELIPNCNKVDKASMLDEAIEYLKSLQLQVQMMSMANGLYMPPMMFPTGIQRIHPSQMAQFSPMGIGMGLGVGMVGVNCGTHVPMPHVSASNTLHRTVAPNFPLMGLPGQGLPMSMPCLSSLVPFPGVPLLKPGTGPKTSTFGGPGTMENTDAATTSSLKESIQNVDSASCVTNHTSSQFQGRNGDFQKSTSVQNTCPASDINGRGVADSANRNSTRLVREDCSS, translated from the exons ATGCCATTGTTTGAGCTGTATAGAAGGGCTCAAGAGAAGCTCAATTCAAGCCAAGACAGGGGCCAATCATGTTCAGCAGATCTGTCATTCAT ACCAGAGAATGAGTTTGTTGAGCTTAGATGGGAAAATGGTCAGGTCGTGATGCAAGGACAGTCCAGTAGGCCCAAAAAGAGCCAATCTAGTTTTGGTTTACCGTCTGAATTCACTTCTCAGAGTCCTTGGATTAGCGGTAAAGGTGTGGGCAATGGTGCTGCTTCGAATGCTAAAAAGTTTGAGGCAGAGCTGGACTCTGGGTTGAGTGAATTCCCAATGTCCACACCGCCCAGCGAAATGTGTTTGACCCATGATGAGGATATCGTGCCCTGGTTTAATTGTCCCATCAATGAGCCTTTACGAAATGATTACAGCTCCGATTTCCTCCCTGAATTGCCGGGTGTCCCAGTAAATGAGCTTTCCAATCTGTATAGTTTTGATTCAACCCAAAAGAGTAAAAATAAAGAGGAGGTTTGTCCAGAGCGTGTGAACGGTGCCAAGGTTCCTTCTGCAGCAGACGTTGAGATAACTGGAATGGGAATGAATACAGCATTGCCGTCTCTTCAGCAAGGAGTCATGGACACTCTCGGTTCTAGTAAAGGCGGTATTAGCTACAATTCTACTTTTGGAGACTTTAGTCGGTTGCCAAGATTAGCAGTTGGATCTACAAGTGAACAAGGTCAAGCTAAGGATACCACACTGTCTGCCAAAAGTTCTAATTTTATCAACTTCTCTCATTTTGCAAGAGTGGCCGCTCCTTCCCACTCCAATATAGAGAACCATGCCAGAGCCAGCGGCTTGGGCTCATCGAACTTGGAGAGAACTGCATGGAAAGAAAAGTATTCTTCAGCTAATGATAACATTACTGCTGATAATCTGGCGAGCAACTTGAGTGTTTGTCCAAGGACGGAAGCAAGTTCAAATTGCCAAGTCCAAAGGGAGCAACCAATGGTTGCCTCAAAGCCCTTGATTTGCCAAGAAGATGCTTTGAAGAATGATAAAAGTGCTGATCAAAGTTTTTGTGCGAGTTCAAGTAAAGGATCACCAGACAACGACAAGATGATAGAGCTTGTCGCTGCCTCTTCCTCTGTTTGCTCGGGAAACAGTGCAGAGAGAGCTTCAGATGCTCCACCGTGCAGTTTAAAGAGGAAATGTCCTAGCGCCGACAATTCTGACCTTGCTGAA GATGTTGATGAAGATTCAGTTGGCGTGAAAAAAGCGGTAGCAGCAACTGCTCGCAGTACTAGTTCCAAGAGAAGCCGAGCAGCCGAAGTACATAATTTATCTGAAAGG AGAAGGAGGGACAGGATCAACGAGAAGATGCGTGCATTGCAAGAACTTATACCAAACTGCAATAAG GTGGACAAAGCATCAATGCTTGATGAGGCCATTGAGTATCTGAAGTCGCTTCAACTCCAAGTTCAG ATGATGTCAATGGCAAATGGCTTGTACATGCCACCAATGATGTTTCCGACGGGAATTCAGCGAATACATCCCTCACAGATGGCTCAATTTTCGCCGATGGGTATTGGGATGGGTTTGGGTGTGGGCATGGTCGGCGTGAATTGTGGAACACATGTCCCCATGCCTCATGTGTCTGCCTCGAACACTTTGCACCGTACAGTTGCGCCAAACTTTCCATTGATGGGTCTTCCTGGTCAAGGACTTCCTATGTCGATGCCATGCCTGTCGTCCTTAGTTCCATTTCCAGGAGTGCCTCTTTTAAAGCCGGGAACAGGGCCAAAAACCTCTACCTTTGGAGGGCCGGGTACTATGGAAAATACAGATGCGGCCACAACTTCCAGTCTAAAGGAGTCGATTCAGAACGTCGATAGTGCCAGTTGCGTAACAAATCATACATCCAGTCAG TTCCAAGGAAGAAATGGCGATTTTCAAAAGTCTACATCAGTGCAAAATACCTGTCCAGCCTCTGATATCAACGGACGTGGGGTTGCTGATTCTGCTAACCGAAACAGCACTAGACTTGTTAGAGAAGATTGCAG CTCATGA